Proteins from one Corynebacterium epidermidicanis genomic window:
- a CDS encoding sensor histidine kinase translates to MNRPSTRDISVAAIALGLDLFGFLMSHTVAPATFSFAVSPVQFWLILLTIVAKASMLLWRRHFPVLVILGISAAELLLPLYCLVTGEQSLGYNGIAATVAAFSLALHTRSKTRDIALLVIAGLTIGIARAFTTPVLGDMNPTLFALLTALGWLLPLVVMFAIGLAVRNSRELTESLARQAELAERNAIIEERARIARELHDTTAHHLSAIAIQAQAARALIDVNPRASKEHLDHVTSSITKALQDVRATVGKLSVTDAEVSRVPQPTDLPALISEVRGLGQEVAFSDTSVLSGAERVAAYRITQEALTNARKHAAGAPVTVTLSDDELCVLTSGSFERGESGRGIISIQERAHAVGATAFNGPTADGWLVRIKWRKP, encoded by the coding sequence ATGAATCGCCCTTCTACTAGGGACATTTCGGTAGCCGCCATCGCGCTGGGACTGGACCTGTTCGGATTCCTGATGTCCCACACGGTGGCGCCAGCGACCTTCAGTTTCGCAGTCTCTCCGGTGCAGTTTTGGCTCATCCTGTTGACCATTGTTGCCAAAGCGAGCATGCTGCTGTGGCGCCGCCATTTCCCGGTCCTCGTGATACTCGGTATCTCGGCAGCTGAACTCCTGCTTCCCCTCTATTGCCTGGTCACCGGCGAGCAGAGCCTGGGCTACAACGGCATCGCCGCCACGGTTGCTGCGTTTTCATTGGCGCTTCATACCCGTTCGAAGACCCGCGACATCGCGCTTCTTGTGATTGCGGGCCTCACGATTGGCATCGCCCGGGCTTTCACCACCCCAGTTTTGGGTGACATGAACCCGACGCTTTTCGCCCTGCTCACCGCACTCGGCTGGCTGCTTCCGCTCGTCGTCATGTTCGCCATCGGTCTTGCGGTCCGCAATAGCCGCGAACTCACCGAGTCCCTCGCCCGTCAGGCAGAGCTGGCCGAACGCAACGCCATCATCGAGGAGCGCGCCCGTATCGCCCGCGAACTCCACGACACCACCGCCCACCACCTCTCCGCCATCGCCATCCAGGCCCAAGCAGCACGCGCGCTTATCGACGTCAATCCCCGTGCGTCCAAAGAGCATTTGGATCACGTGACTTCATCCATCACGAAGGCACTGCAGGATGTCCGCGCAACGGTGGGCAAGCTTTCTGTCACCGATGCCGAGGTTTCTCGAGTTCCGCAACCTACAGATTTGCCTGCGTTGATCTCGGAAGTTCGTGGGTTGGGACAGGAGGTAGCCTTTTCTGACACATCGGTGTTGTCGGGTGCTGAACGAGTTGCTGCGTACCGGATCACCCAGGAGGCGCTCACCAATGCACGCAAGCATGCTGCCGGCGCTCCAGTAACCGTGACCTTGAGCGATGATGAACTGTGTGTTTTAACGTCAGGTTCTTTTGAACGAGGCGAATCAGGGCGCGGCATCATCAGCATCCAAGAACGTGCCCATGCGGTTGGTGCCACCGCATTCAACGGACCAACCGCCGACGGCTGGCTCGTACGCATCAAGTGGAGGAAGCCATGA
- the hypF gene encoding carbamoyltransferase HypF: MLVRREFRLRGVVQGVGFRPHVAQVAARFPITGLCGNDDREVFIEAQGKLVDVERFRTAVLEGLPPLAHVLSVTTTDLPIISETRFTIVASRRVAGERTLIPPDVATCPDCLADMASPDNRRYRYPFTTCTNCGPRLTIIADLPYDRPLTTMKKFPMCPECEAEYTNPADRRYHAQPISCPNCGPTLWIEGVDCEDPILEAQSLLSAGHILAVKGLGGFHLLCDAWNEEAVAELRRRKARPGKPFAVMTPDLSLASFTPQQVELLKSPAHPIVIAPMSATYDLAPSVAPGLSDVGIMLPYTPLHTLLVDRPLVATSGNLSGEPLCYTNEEALSRLSKFADYFLLHDRDIHVPVEDSVFLESMPVRRSRGYAPLPFPMPGSGTVLAVGGELKNTFCLAHDDVAHVSAHIGDMGSLASQKAFDRSVSQMLTMQRCTPDLVVCDLHPNYATTAWAERSGYPVFPVQHHYAHALSLLASHGRFEGPFACLTIDGTGYGTDGTVWGGEVLVLSGDLRTFDRAWHLPVFPIVGGDRAVRQPWRLALGLAHAWDLPFDYDHAESAQVKLQLSREIGLVQTSSLGRLFDAVSAMLGVCVEQTYEAQAAMELERVATGSLRSTATDWRSLLLEILDDAVPVPDRAMRFHHGCAVLLARSLRATEVPLVGVTGGCALNRLLMQFLRAELAGLEVLEHHTAPANDGGLSLGQALAGRLFEA; the protein is encoded by the coding sequence ATGTTAGTTCGTCGCGAATTCCGTCTCCGCGGCGTGGTCCAGGGCGTCGGTTTCCGACCACATGTCGCCCAGGTCGCCGCCCGCTTCCCCATCACGGGTCTTTGCGGCAACGACGACCGCGAAGTGTTCATCGAAGCCCAGGGCAAGCTTGTCGACGTCGAACGCTTCCGCACCGCCGTGCTTGAGGGATTACCTCCCCTGGCTCACGTTCTTTCCGTGACGACGACCGACCTGCCGATTATTTCGGAGACTCGCTTCACCATCGTCGCCTCCAGACGCGTTGCTGGCGAGCGCACTCTCATCCCACCTGACGTTGCGACCTGCCCGGATTGCCTGGCGGACATGGCCTCGCCTGACAACCGAAGGTATCGCTACCCCTTCACCACCTGCACCAACTGCGGTCCGCGGCTGACTATCATTGCGGATCTGCCGTATGACCGGCCACTGACCACGATGAAGAAGTTTCCGATGTGCCCGGAGTGCGAGGCTGAGTACACCAACCCCGCTGATCGCAGGTATCACGCGCAGCCGATTTCCTGCCCAAACTGCGGGCCAACCTTGTGGATTGAGGGCGTGGACTGCGAGGATCCGATTCTTGAGGCACAGTCCTTACTGTCCGCGGGGCATATTCTGGCAGTCAAAGGCCTTGGCGGATTCCATCTGCTGTGCGATGCCTGGAACGAGGAAGCGGTGGCTGAGCTGCGACGTCGCAAGGCGCGCCCCGGAAAGCCATTCGCTGTGATGACCCCTGATTTGTCGTTGGCTTCGTTCACCCCACAACAGGTTGAGCTACTCAAATCGCCGGCGCACCCGATCGTGATCGCGCCGATGTCAGCTACTTATGATTTGGCGCCGTCGGTCGCCCCGGGATTGTCGGATGTGGGCATCATGCTCCCCTACACCCCGCTGCACACCTTGCTGGTGGACCGGCCACTGGTTGCGACCTCGGGAAACCTTTCCGGCGAGCCGCTGTGCTACACGAATGAGGAAGCGCTTTCTCGACTCAGCAAATTCGCTGACTACTTCCTGCTGCACGACCGCGACATCCACGTCCCAGTGGAAGACTCGGTCTTCCTCGAATCCATGCCGGTGCGCCGTTCCCGCGGCTACGCCCCGCTCCCCTTCCCTATGCCGGGCTCGGGTACGGTCCTGGCGGTGGGCGGCGAGCTGAAAAACACGTTTTGCCTCGCTCACGACGATGTCGCGCACGTTTCGGCCCACATCGGCGACATGGGATCGCTTGCGAGCCAAAAAGCCTTCGACCGCTCGGTATCCCAGATGCTGACGATGCAGCGCTGCACCCCTGACCTCGTGGTGTGCGACCTGCACCCGAACTACGCCACCACTGCCTGGGCAGAGCGCTCCGGCTACCCAGTTTTCCCAGTTCAGCACCACTACGCGCATGCGCTATCACTCTTGGCCTCGCATGGCCGATTCGAAGGCCCCTTCGCGTGCCTCACCATCGACGGCACGGGCTATGGCACCGACGGAACCGTCTGGGGCGGCGAGGTGCTGGTGCTATCTGGAGATTTGCGGACCTTTGACCGTGCGTGGCACCTACCCGTATTTCCGATCGTGGGCGGCGACCGCGCCGTGCGTCAGCCTTGGCGACTCGCTCTCGGGCTGGCTCACGCCTGGGATCTGCCGTTCGACTACGACCATGCCGAATCGGCCCAGGTCAAGCTGCAGCTCTCGCGCGAAATTGGCCTGGTACAGACTTCCTCATTGGGGCGCTTGTTTGATGCCGTTTCCGCGATGCTTGGCGTCTGTGTCGAGCAAACCTACGAAGCCCAGGCGGCCATGGAATTGGAGCGAGTGGCAACGGGCAGCTTGCGGTCTACTGCCACTGATTGGCGATCACTACTGCTGGAAATCCTCGATGACGCTGTGCCCGTTCCCGATCGGGCGATGCGGTTCCACCACGGCTGCGCAGTGCTATTAGCTCGATCTCTACGCGCAACTGAAGTTCCGTTAGTTGGAGTCACAGGAGGATGTGCATTAAATCGCCTGCTCATGCAATTCTTACGCGCTGAGCTAGCCGGACTCGAGGTCTTAGAACATCACACAGCGCCTGCCAATGACGGTGGATTGTCATTAGGTCAGGCGCTGGCGGGAAGGCTTTTCGAGGCATAA
- the hypE gene encoding hydrogenase expression/formation protein HypE translates to MDPKNRLNEDESRVNLNISKVRSRPFRLLEDRVTLAHGAGGKSSAALVEQVFFDAYGNDLLAQGGDSSVVTAASLIDAHGSSIAMSTDSYVVNPIEFPGGNIGELAINGTVNDLSVAGAVPKLISVAFILEEGLEFSELRRIVLSMKEAADKAGVVIATGDTKVVPKGAGDKVYITTAGIGVIPPSRILGFDQIQVGDRIIVSGPIADHGMAVMMARGDLAIEAPIESDTQAVNGLVEALIEAADVRWMRDATRGGLATSMNEMARATGLAAVLEDSKIPVRDMTRGACDMLGIDPLYVANEGTFAAVVSEETADAAVAALREAGAEGACIIGRVEAQPAASVVLVTGFGGTRMVDMLVGDPLPRIC, encoded by the coding sequence GTGGACCCGAAGAACCGGCTTAACGAGGACGAATCCCGCGTCAACCTCAACATTTCCAAGGTGCGCTCGCGCCCATTCCGACTGCTGGAAGATCGCGTAACTCTCGCCCACGGCGCAGGCGGAAAGTCCTCAGCAGCGCTCGTTGAACAGGTCTTTTTCGACGCTTACGGCAACGACCTGCTTGCCCAAGGCGGAGATAGTTCCGTGGTCACTGCTGCCTCGCTTATCGACGCCCATGGCTCCTCCATCGCCATGTCCACCGACTCTTATGTGGTCAACCCCATCGAATTCCCGGGTGGCAACATCGGCGAATTGGCGATCAACGGCACAGTCAATGACCTGTCCGTGGCCGGTGCTGTGCCAAAGCTCATATCGGTGGCGTTCATCCTGGAGGAGGGACTGGAGTTCTCCGAGCTGCGTCGCATCGTGTTGTCGATGAAGGAGGCCGCCGATAAGGCGGGTGTTGTTATTGCCACCGGTGACACGAAGGTTGTGCCGAAGGGGGCGGGCGACAAAGTGTACATCACCACTGCTGGAATCGGCGTGATTCCGCCGTCTCGTATCCTGGGCTTTGATCAGATTCAGGTGGGGGATCGCATTATTGTTTCCGGCCCTATAGCCGACCATGGCATGGCCGTGATGATGGCGCGTGGTGACCTCGCTATTGAAGCGCCGATCGAGTCCGATACCCAGGCGGTTAACGGCCTGGTCGAGGCCCTGATTGAGGCCGCCGACGTGCGCTGGATGCGCGATGCCACCCGCGGGGGCCTCGCGACCTCCATGAACGAGATGGCTCGGGCTACGGGACTGGCTGCGGTGTTGGAGGACTCCAAGATTCCAGTTCGGGACATGACCCGCGGTGCCTGTGACATGCTGGGCATCGATCCGCTGTACGTGGCGAATGAAGGAACTTTTGCAGCTGTGGTATCTGAAGAGACTGCGGACGCTGCTGTTGCTGCGCTGCGGGAGGCCGGCGCAGAGGGCGCGTGCATTATTGGTCGGGTGGAGGCCCAACCGGCGGCTTCGGTCGTGTTGGTCACCGGGTTTGGCGGGACGCGAATGGTGGACATGCTGGTTGGGGACCCGCTGCCTCGGATTTGTTAA
- a CDS encoding type II toxin-antitoxin system Phd/YefM family antitoxin — protein MKTISYTESRANYARVLDEVVNDREPVTITRAGHESVVMMSLDDYSSLQETAYLMRSPANARRLFDALERVKAGDVTEHELIED, from the coding sequence ATGAAGACGATCAGTTACACCGAGTCGCGTGCGAATTATGCGCGGGTACTGGATGAAGTTGTCAATGATCGCGAACCTGTCACCATTACGCGGGCGGGCCACGAATCTGTCGTGATGATGTCCCTAGATGATTACTCGTCATTGCAGGAAACCGCTTACCTTATGCGTTCTCCGGCAAATGCCCGACGGCTTTTCGACGCGCTGGAGCGTGTGAAAGCTGGGGATGTAACAGAGCACGAGCTCATTGAGGACTAA
- a CDS encoding hydrogenase maturation nickel metallochaperone HypA: protein MHEVALATQLARAVTRAAGDATVHTVRLRIGALRQVVPETLVYAWGFVSKGSPLEGAELDIDWVPLRVTCPNGHETTLSDIDFSCPSCGQPAEISAGNEFTIIDIDITRS from the coding sequence ATGCATGAAGTTGCACTGGCCACGCAGCTCGCGCGGGCCGTAACCCGGGCAGCCGGCGACGCAACCGTCCACACAGTTCGGCTGAGAATCGGAGCCTTGCGCCAAGTTGTCCCCGAAACCCTGGTGTATGCCTGGGGGTTTGTGAGCAAAGGATCCCCGCTCGAAGGGGCCGAGCTCGACATAGACTGGGTGCCATTGCGGGTCACCTGCCCAAACGGACACGAAACAACGCTCAGCGACATCGATTTCAGCTGTCCGTCCTGTGGCCAGCCAGCGGAAATCAGCGCCGGCAACGAGTTCACCATCATCGATATCGACATCACAAGGAGCTAA
- the hypB gene encoding hydrogenase nickel incorporation protein HypB — protein sequence MGRFHRHDDGTVHSHDHDHDGHEHVHLDHIDPATSEHGDHSGYETGRERIVVLEDIFAENDHLAAHNREAFDAHGVQCVNLMSAPGSGKTSILQKTLDALQGETRVGIVEGDIETAIDADRLEGYGAQISLLNTGNGFGGECHLDAPMVARALKGLDLSTLDLVLIENVGNLVCPAEFEVGEHAKAMVYSVTEGEDKPLKYPVMFRSVAAVVVNKIDLLPYLDFDMELFKANLAKVNPDAVIFEVSAKTGEGIEQWIDWLRSHAKPQS from the coding sequence ATGGGTCGCTTCCACCGCCACGACGACGGAACCGTACACAGCCACGACCACGACCATGACGGCCACGAACACGTCCACCTCGACCACATTGACCCCGCCACCAGCGAGCACGGTGACCATTCCGGCTACGAAACCGGCCGCGAACGCATCGTCGTGCTTGAGGACATCTTCGCCGAAAATGACCACCTAGCAGCCCACAACCGCGAGGCCTTCGACGCGCATGGTGTGCAATGCGTCAATCTGATGAGCGCGCCGGGCTCCGGTAAGACCTCCATCCTGCAAAAGACCCTGGACGCGCTGCAAGGAGAGACGCGGGTGGGCATCGTGGAAGGCGATATCGAAACGGCTATCGACGCCGATCGGCTCGAGGGCTACGGCGCGCAAATCTCCCTGCTCAACACCGGTAACGGCTTCGGTGGCGAGTGCCACCTCGACGCCCCCATGGTCGCCCGAGCCCTCAAAGGCCTGGATCTGTCCACGCTGGACCTCGTGCTGATCGAAAACGTGGGAAACCTGGTGTGTCCAGCGGAATTTGAAGTGGGCGAGCACGCCAAAGCCATGGTGTACTCCGTCACTGAAGGCGAAGACAAACCACTCAAATACCCGGTGATGTTCCGCTCGGTCGCTGCGGTTGTGGTGAACAAGATCGACCTTTTGCCCTACCTGGACTTTGACATGGAGCTGTTCAAGGCCAACTTGGCTAAAGTTAACCCAGACGCGGTGATTTTCGAAGTTTCCGCGAAAACCGGCGAGGGGATCGAGCAGTGGATTGACTGGCTCCGTTCCCACGCGAAGCCACAGAGTTAG
- a CDS encoding Txe/YoeB family addiction module toxin, translating to MLLTWDENVWEDYLWWQAHDRKVLKRINTLIKDIARNGNEGIGKPEPLKHEFAGFWSRRITEEHRLVYRASENEITVLACRYHY from the coding sequence ATGCTCCTCACTTGGGATGAGAATGTCTGGGAAGATTATCTGTGGTGGCAAGCGCACGACCGGAAAGTCTTGAAGCGGATCAATACTCTGATCAAGGACATTGCCAGGAATGGCAACGAGGGAATCGGTAAGCCCGAGCCACTGAAACATGAATTTGCCGGATTCTGGTCTCGACGAATCACTGAAGAGCATCGCCTCGTCTACCGAGCGAGCGAAAACGAAATCACTGTGCTGGCTTGTCGTTACCATTACTAG
- the hypD gene encoding hydrogenase formation protein HypD has translation MKFVDEFRDPDAAKALLKRIEHDAALLDEPIRLMEVCGGHTHTIYRYGLENLLPENVELVHGPGCPVCVIPMGRIDDAIWLANQPNVILTTFGDMMRVPGSNESLMQARAKGCDVRFVYSPLDALKLAEDNPSKEVVFFAVGFETTTPSTAVTLETACKKDIDNFSIFSNHVTIEPPLRAIVNGGETKVDGFIGPGHVSTIIGTHAFDFLVEEFGMPCAVAGFEPLDVLQAVAMLVSQFAHDEPKRVDNQYARVVRAEGNPAAKALLDRVFTLRDTFEWRGLGWLDNSGMGIAPEYAKWDAEKKFNVPGRRVEDPAACECGSVLTGRIKPWQCKVFGTACTPQTPIGTCMVSPEGACAAYYNFGRLDRQETAQLAQN, from the coding sequence TTGAAATTCGTCGACGAATTCCGCGACCCAGATGCCGCAAAAGCCCTGTTGAAACGCATCGAACATGACGCTGCCTTGCTTGACGAGCCAATCCGTCTGATGGAAGTCTGCGGTGGCCACACCCACACGATCTACCGCTACGGGCTGGAGAACCTGCTGCCGGAAAACGTGGAGCTCGTCCACGGCCCGGGTTGCCCCGTGTGCGTGATCCCCATGGGACGCATTGACGACGCCATTTGGCTCGCCAACCAGCCGAACGTCATCCTCACCACCTTTGGTGACATGATGCGCGTGCCGGGTTCAAACGAATCCTTGATGCAAGCCCGTGCCAAAGGCTGCGATGTCCGCTTCGTCTACTCCCCGCTCGATGCGTTGAAGCTCGCCGAGGACAACCCCTCTAAAGAAGTGGTGTTCTTCGCCGTCGGATTCGAAACCACCACGCCTTCCACTGCCGTGACCTTGGAGACTGCGTGCAAGAAGGACATCGATAATTTCTCCATCTTCTCCAACCACGTCACCATCGAGCCACCGCTGCGCGCGATCGTCAACGGGGGCGAGACGAAGGTGGACGGCTTCATCGGCCCAGGTCACGTATCCACCATCATCGGCACCCACGCCTTCGATTTCCTCGTCGAGGAGTTTGGCATGCCCTGCGCCGTAGCAGGCTTCGAGCCTCTCGACGTACTGCAGGCCGTAGCCATGCTCGTTTCCCAGTTCGCACACGACGAGCCAAAGCGCGTGGACAACCAGTACGCCCGCGTCGTTCGTGCAGAGGGCAACCCGGCTGCTAAGGCGCTGCTCGACCGCGTATTCACCCTGCGCGACACCTTCGAATGGCGCGGCCTCGGTTGGCTCGACAACTCCGGCATGGGCATCGCCCCTGAATATGCGAAGTGGGATGCCGAAAAGAAGTTCAACGTACCGGGCCGACGCGTCGAAGACCCCGCCGCCTGCGAATGCGGCTCCGTCCTCACCGGACGCATCAAGCCATGGCAGTGCAAGGTATTCGGCACCGCCTGCACTCCGCAAACCCCGATTGGCACCTGCATGGTCTCCCCTGAAGGCGCCTGCGCGGCGTACTACAACTTCGGTCGATTGGATCGACAGGAGACGGCGCAGCTGGCGCAGAACTAG
- a CDS encoding ABC transporter ATP-binding protein: MNTTFTARDITVSFNGHEVVHGANLTAAPGRITALLGPNGAGKSTTLRATLGLVKSTGTKEINGRIGLLLDDGGLVPTLTGRRHLQAMAHLYGVDKRRVQEVLELVDMAHRCDRLIKTFSLGMKRRIALAGALLQDPDIIILDEPSSGLDPDGIRWFGQLMRAEADRGKAVLMATHHLAEAAAIADDVVIIARGHTTFTGAVADIPDLEATYFAHTTKG, encoded by the coding sequence ATGAACACCACATTCACAGCACGAGACATCACGGTCTCCTTTAACGGACATGAGGTTGTACACGGGGCGAATCTCACTGCAGCTCCTGGCCGAATCACTGCCCTGCTCGGCCCCAATGGTGCAGGCAAGTCGACCACATTGCGTGCCACGCTCGGCCTGGTGAAATCGACCGGCACCAAAGAGATCAATGGTCGCATCGGTCTCCTCCTTGACGACGGTGGCCTCGTCCCAACTCTCACTGGACGCAGGCATCTCCAAGCGATGGCGCACCTTTATGGCGTCGACAAGCGGCGGGTGCAGGAAGTCCTGGAGCTTGTCGACATGGCGCACCGCTGCGACCGGCTCATCAAGACGTTCTCGCTTGGCATGAAGCGGCGAATTGCACTGGCAGGCGCGCTGCTGCAGGATCCGGACATCATCATCCTGGACGAGCCGTCCTCGGGTCTGGACCCCGACGGCATCCGCTGGTTCGGCCAGCTCATGCGCGCCGAAGCTGACCGGGGCAAGGCCGTCCTCATGGCCACCCACCACCTGGCCGAAGCTGCGGCCATTGCCGACGACGTTGTCATCATCGCCCGCGGCCACACCACTTTCACCGGCGCGGTCGCCGACATCCCCGATCTCGAAGCCACCTACTTCGCCCACACCACGAAAGGCTAG
- a CDS encoding hydrogenase small subunit: MNIGSLWQGDTLAENLEQQGIARRDFMKLCGGLAAIFAVGAPTANPPEVLAAEIARKLGGVKKPNVAWLQLQECTGCMESVLRSGGTTVEDAVLDLLSINYNELVMAASGHAAEKALDDLNKEPHILVVNGSVPMKEDGIYCTIGGKSAEVILREAAENAVAVLAVGACAVYGSVQAAKPNPTGAVGVDEIITDKPVINVSGCPPIGEVITATLAYVLTHGKTPEVDAEGRPLFAYDQRIHDSCPRRAHFDAGQFVRRFDDDGARNGWCLYEVGCKGPSTFSPCPIVQWNLKSGWPIGAGHPCIGCTEKDFFDKFTPFYSELPDVKGFGIEEPVAKVGLGLIGAAAVGTAIHGGLTLFKTIPVRDSQSNDEVLAAFGDEPVAGKKDN; this comes from the coding sequence ATGAACATCGGATCATTGTGGCAGGGTGATACCCTGGCGGAGAATCTCGAACAACAAGGAATCGCCCGCCGTGATTTCATGAAACTTTGTGGCGGACTCGCCGCTATCTTCGCGGTCGGTGCACCAACCGCCAACCCGCCAGAAGTTCTGGCAGCTGAGATTGCCCGGAAATTGGGCGGAGTGAAGAAGCCTAATGTGGCTTGGCTACAGCTACAAGAATGCACCGGCTGCATGGAATCCGTGCTCCGCTCCGGCGGGACCACTGTCGAAGATGCCGTGCTGGACTTGTTGTCGATCAACTACAACGAACTCGTCATGGCGGCCTCTGGGCATGCGGCCGAGAAGGCCCTCGATGACCTCAATAAGGAACCCCACATCCTCGTGGTCAACGGCTCAGTGCCCATGAAAGAAGACGGTATCTATTGCACCATCGGTGGGAAATCCGCCGAGGTCATCCTGCGGGAAGCCGCCGAGAATGCTGTCGCCGTCTTGGCCGTAGGAGCCTGCGCCGTCTATGGATCCGTCCAAGCCGCAAAGCCGAACCCCACGGGCGCGGTGGGTGTTGACGAAATCATCACGGATAAGCCCGTCATCAACGTCTCCGGATGTCCACCGATCGGCGAGGTCATCACCGCAACCCTTGCGTACGTGCTCACCCACGGCAAAACCCCGGAAGTCGACGCCGAAGGTCGCCCGCTATTCGCCTACGACCAGCGCATTCACGATTCCTGCCCGCGTCGCGCGCATTTCGACGCTGGGCAGTTCGTTCGGCGTTTCGACGACGACGGCGCCCGAAACGGCTGGTGCCTGTATGAGGTGGGTTGCAAGGGGCCTTCCACCTTCAGTCCCTGCCCGATCGTGCAGTGGAACCTCAAGTCCGGCTGGCCAATCGGTGCTGGTCACCCATGCATCGGGTGCACCGAAAAGGACTTCTTCGACAAATTCACCCCGTTTTATTCCGAACTACCCGATGTCAAGGGATTCGGTATCGAAGAACCAGTGGCAAAGGTGGGGCTCGGTCTCATCGGCGCAGCGGCCGTCGGCACCGCAATTCACGGTGGTTTGACTTTGTTTAAGACCATTCCCGTCCGGGACTCCCAAAGCAATGACGAAGTATTGGCTGCGTTCGGCGATGAGCCTGTCGCAGGAAAGAAGGACAACTAA
- a CDS encoding HypC/HybG/HupF family hydrogenase formation chaperone, with protein MCLGVPAQIVEIPEPARAKVSISGVTRMISTDLMTEPLAIGEWVLVHVGFALSKIDEDEAQLTLQQIKQLGANTFEDELDAFKESSI; from the coding sequence ATGTGCCTTGGTGTGCCAGCGCAAATCGTGGAAATTCCCGAGCCCGCGCGCGCGAAAGTCTCGATCAGTGGCGTGACCCGCATGATCTCCACCGACCTCATGACCGAACCTCTTGCGATCGGCGAGTGGGTGCTCGTCCACGTAGGTTTCGCGCTCAGCAAGATCGACGAAGACGAAGCACAGCTGACGCTGCAACAGATCAAACAGCTCGGCGCGAACACTTTCGAGGACGAGTTGGATGCGTTTAAGGAGAGTTCGATTTGA